A genomic stretch from Streptomyces sp. QL37 includes:
- a CDS encoding aldose epimerase family protein, whose translation MPRPTVHRTPFGSVQGTRTDLYTLDSGTGVRAEVLTYGASLHRLTVPDTTGTAASVVRSLATLDDYTAKHPYFGAVVGRYANRIAHGRFVLDGTEHHVPANDRGHALHGGPDGFHTKVWEAAPERTEDTVSVRLTLHSPDGDMGFPGALDATVTYTLDTAGTLAVDYASVTDRPTVVNLTNHSYFELSGHSGILGHHLEVDADSYLPVDDDGIPLGPPSEVRGTPFDLTAPRLLGERLGAEDAQLRAAGGFDHCWVLRDSGGGLRRAARLTAPDSSRVLEVWTTEPGIQVYTANQLDGSFTDGTGRRHERHGAICLETQHLPDSPNRPDLPSTVLRPGDTARSRTELRFPHLPN comes from the coding sequence ATGCCGCGCCCCACCGTGCACCGCACCCCGTTCGGCTCCGTCCAGGGGACCCGGACCGACCTCTACACCCTCGACAGCGGTACGGGGGTCCGAGCCGAGGTCCTGACCTACGGCGCGTCCCTGCACCGCCTCACCGTGCCGGACACCACGGGGACCGCAGCCTCCGTCGTCCGCTCGCTCGCGACGCTGGACGACTACACGGCCAAGCACCCCTACTTCGGCGCCGTCGTCGGTCGTTACGCCAACCGCATCGCCCACGGCCGCTTCGTCCTGGACGGGACCGAACACCACGTCCCCGCCAACGACCGGGGCCACGCCCTGCACGGCGGGCCCGACGGCTTCCACACCAAGGTGTGGGAAGCGGCCCCGGAGCGCACCGAGGACACCGTGTCCGTCCGCCTCACCCTGCACAGCCCCGACGGTGACATGGGGTTCCCCGGGGCCCTGGACGCCACGGTCACGTACACCCTCGACACCGCGGGCACCCTGGCCGTCGACTACGCCTCGGTCACCGACCGCCCCACCGTCGTCAACCTCACCAACCACTCCTACTTCGAACTGTCCGGCCACAGCGGCATCCTCGGCCACCACCTGGAGGTCGACGCCGACTCCTACCTGCCGGTGGACGACGACGGCATCCCCCTGGGCCCGCCGTCCGAGGTCCGCGGAACCCCGTTCGACCTCACCGCGCCCCGGCTCCTCGGGGAACGTCTCGGCGCCGAGGACGCACAACTGCGCGCCGCGGGCGGCTTCGACCACTGCTGGGTGCTCCGGGACTCCGGCGGCGGCCTGCGACGTGCCGCACGCCTCACCGCCCCGGACTCGTCCAGGGTCCTGGAGGTGTGGACCACGGAGCCCGGCATCCAGGTCTACACCGCCAACCAGCTCGACGGCTCCTTCACCGACGGCACCGGCCGCCGCCACGAACGGCACGGCGCGATCTGCCTGGAGACCCAGCACCTGCCCGACTCACCCAACCGGCCGGACCTGCCCAGCACCGTGCTGCGTCCGGGCGACACCGCGCGGAGCCGAACCGAGCTGCGTTTCCCGCACCTGCCGAATTAA
- a CDS encoding LacI family DNA-binding transcriptional regulator yields the protein MGVSLKDVAQRAGVSIKTVSNVVNNYQHVTPAMRAKVQQAIDELGYRPNLTARHLRKGRTGIIALAVPEFGNPYFAELAGAVIDAAARHDYTVLVDHTAGLKEKELLVSQGFRSHVIDGLILSPIHLETEDLMARTETAPLVLLGEREYEAPYEHIAIDNVAAAREAVRHLVDQGRRRIAFLGSRTGQERQPAHLRLRGWREELEAAGIAPDESLVVVTDGYGREDGATGMAQLLDQGHRPDAVFAYNDLIAIGAMRTITARGLRIPDDIAVVGFDDIEESRYTTTSLTTIAPDKEAIAGLAVDSLVEQLSGEPVAEPRRPRPGYRLVVRESTTAGPDSGHTEDL from the coding sequence GTGGGCGTCAGCCTCAAGGACGTTGCACAACGGGCGGGCGTGTCCATCAAGACCGTGTCGAACGTGGTGAACAACTATCAGCACGTCACACCCGCCATGCGCGCCAAGGTGCAACAGGCGATCGACGAGCTCGGCTACCGGCCGAACCTCACCGCCCGTCACCTGCGCAAGGGCCGCACCGGCATCATCGCCCTCGCCGTCCCCGAATTCGGCAACCCGTACTTCGCGGAGCTCGCCGGAGCGGTCATCGACGCGGCCGCCCGGCACGACTACACCGTCCTGGTCGACCACACCGCCGGGCTCAAGGAGAAGGAGCTCCTGGTCAGCCAGGGATTCCGGTCCCATGTCATCGACGGCCTCATCCTCAGCCCCATCCATCTGGAGACCGAGGACCTCATGGCACGCACCGAGACCGCGCCACTGGTCCTGCTGGGCGAGCGCGAATACGAGGCGCCCTACGAACACATCGCCATCGACAACGTGGCGGCGGCCCGCGAGGCCGTACGCCACCTCGTCGACCAGGGCAGACGGCGCATCGCCTTCCTCGGATCGCGCACCGGCCAGGAACGCCAGCCGGCCCATCTGCGCCTGAGGGGCTGGCGCGAGGAACTGGAGGCCGCAGGCATCGCACCCGACGAATCCCTCGTCGTGGTCACCGACGGCTACGGCCGCGAGGACGGCGCCACCGGCATGGCGCAGCTCCTCGACCAGGGGCACCGGCCCGACGCCGTGTTCGCGTACAACGACCTCATCGCCATCGGCGCGATGCGGACCATCACCGCACGCGGACTGCGGATCCCGGACGACATCGCCGTCGTCGGCTTCGACGACATCGAGGAGAGCCGCTACACCACCACCTCGCTCACCACCATCGCCCCCGACAAGGAAGCCATCGCCGGCCTCGCCGTCGACAGCCTCGTCGAACAGCTCTCGGGGGAGCCCGTCGCCGAACCGCGCAGGCCACGCCCCGGCTACCGCCTCGTCGTCCGCGAATCCACCACGGCCGGCCCCGACTCCGGCCACACCGAGGATCTCTGA
- a CDS encoding sugar ABC transporter ATP-binding protein: MAPPEAVPQAQEAAGDSASTVLEARSVSKRFPGVVALDDVSFSLRAGETHALVGENGAGKSTLIKVLTGVYRPDGGELRMAGEPVRFARPFEAQQAGISTIYQEVNLVPLMSVARNIFLGREPRNRFGLIDFSRMHRETSELLDGFGVRVDPRRPLHTLGVGTQQMVALARAVSVNAQVVIMDEPTSSLEPREVETLFRVIERLRGQGIAVLYVSHRMDELYRICDRVTVLRDGRHIHTGELADLDRMQLVSMMLGRDLSEVRRSGVTSFAAEGHEAARTPVLTATGLSSRLQLHDISMSLYAGEVLGLGGLLGSGRSETAKALSGALPLDAGELTVDGTTLKRLTPAAAIRAGISLLPEDRKAEGIVPGLSVRENIVLAAMPRLSRAGVVSRARQDRIVDIFMKRLRIKASSPEQKVGELSGGNQQKVLLARWLCLEPKVLLLDEPTRGIDVGAKAEVQSLIDDLAREGLAVLLISSDIEELIEGADRIVVLRGGAVAGELSGDDVAEDRLLEVLADHAPEPADRAPAAQEDPR, translated from the coding sequence ATGGCACCACCCGAAGCAGTACCGCAGGCACAGGAGGCGGCCGGAGACTCCGCCTCCACCGTGCTCGAAGCCCGCTCGGTGAGCAAACGGTTCCCCGGAGTCGTCGCCCTCGACGACGTCAGCTTCTCCCTGCGCGCGGGGGAGACCCACGCGCTCGTCGGGGAGAACGGCGCGGGCAAGTCCACCCTCATCAAGGTGCTGACCGGCGTGTACCGGCCGGACGGCGGCGAACTGCGGATGGCCGGTGAACCGGTCCGGTTCGCCCGGCCGTTCGAAGCACAGCAGGCCGGGATCTCCACGATCTACCAGGAGGTCAACCTCGTCCCGCTGATGAGCGTGGCGCGGAACATCTTCCTGGGCCGGGAACCGCGGAACCGGTTCGGCCTCATCGACTTCTCCCGCATGCACCGGGAGACGAGCGAGCTGCTCGACGGATTCGGCGTACGCGTCGACCCCCGGCGCCCGCTGCACACCCTCGGTGTCGGCACCCAGCAGATGGTCGCCCTCGCACGGGCGGTGTCCGTCAACGCCCAGGTCGTCATCATGGACGAGCCCACCTCCTCGCTCGAACCACGCGAGGTGGAGACCCTCTTCCGCGTCATCGAACGCCTACGCGGCCAGGGCATCGCCGTCCTCTACGTCAGCCACCGCATGGACGAGCTCTACCGGATCTGCGACCGGGTCACCGTCCTGCGCGACGGGCGCCACATCCACACCGGCGAGCTCGCCGACCTCGACCGGATGCAGCTCGTGTCCATGATGCTCGGCCGCGACCTCTCCGAGGTACGCCGCTCCGGCGTCACCAGCTTCGCGGCCGAGGGGCACGAGGCCGCCCGTACACCCGTACTCACCGCGACCGGCCTCTCCAGCCGCCTCCAGCTCCACGACATATCCATGTCGCTGTACGCGGGAGAGGTACTCGGCCTCGGCGGCCTCCTCGGCTCCGGGCGCAGCGAGACGGCCAAGGCGCTGTCCGGCGCACTGCCCCTGGACGCCGGCGAACTCACCGTCGACGGGACCACGCTGAAGCGCCTCACCCCGGCCGCCGCCATCCGCGCCGGCATCAGCCTGCTGCCCGAGGACCGCAAGGCCGAAGGCATCGTGCCCGGCCTCTCCGTCCGCGAGAACATCGTGCTGGCGGCGATGCCCCGTCTCTCCCGGGCGGGTGTCGTCTCGCGCGCCAGGCAGGACCGGATCGTCGACATCTTCATGAAGCGCCTGCGGATCAAGGCGTCGAGCCCCGAGCAGAAGGTCGGGGAACTCTCCGGCGGCAACCAGCAGAAGGTCCTGCTGGCCCGCTGGCTCTGCCTGGAGCCCAAGGTCCTGCTGCTCGACGAGCCCACCCGGGGCATCGACGTCGGAGCCAAGGCCGAGGTCCAGAGCCTCATCGACGACCTCGCCCGCGAAGGCCTCGCCGTCCTGCTCATCTCCTCCGACATCGAGGAGCTCATCGAAGGCGCCGACCGGATCGTCGTCCTGCGCGGCGGAGCGGTCGCGGGTGAGCTGTCGGGCGACGACGTGGCCGAGGACCGGCTGCTCGAAGTGCTCGCCGACCACGCACCGGAGCCGGCGGACAGGGCCCCGGCCGCCCAGGAGGACCCCCGATGA
- a CDS encoding YdeI/OmpD-associated family protein, which produces MTSSQPREGTENAVAGNGKADATGKAGPEPLFFERAELLEAWLEQHHGDRTELWLKIAKKSSGIASVTAPEVVDAALCSGWIDGQRKSLDEVYYLQRISPRRAGSAWSLVNVRKAEALIAAGRMREPGLVEVRAAREDGRWESAYPSQKEATVPADLAAALAADPRAAERFERLGRTDRYLVILELLRARTPKLRAARLDRLVTKLGSGESTP; this is translated from the coding sequence ATGACCTCATCGCAACCGCGCGAAGGAACGGAGAACGCCGTGGCCGGGAACGGGAAGGCGGATGCCACCGGGAAAGCGGGCCCGGAGCCGCTGTTCTTCGAACGGGCCGAGCTGCTGGAGGCCTGGCTGGAGCAGCATCACGGGGATCGGACGGAGCTCTGGCTGAAGATCGCGAAGAAGAGCTCGGGCATCGCGTCCGTCACGGCGCCCGAGGTCGTGGACGCCGCGCTCTGCTCCGGCTGGATCGACGGGCAGCGGAAGTCTCTGGACGAGGTGTACTACCTGCAGAGGATCTCGCCCCGCAGGGCGGGCAGCGCCTGGTCCCTCGTCAACGTACGGAAGGCGGAGGCACTGATCGCGGCAGGCCGGATGCGGGAACCCGGTCTCGTCGAGGTCCGGGCGGCCCGGGAGGACGGGCGATGGGAGTCGGCGTACCCGTCGCAGAAGGAGGCCACGGTGCCCGCCGACCTCGCCGCCGCGCTGGCCGCCGACCCACGGGCGGCGGAACGCTTCGAGCGGCTCGGCAGGACGGACCGCTACCTCGTGATCCTGGAGCTGCTCAGGGCGAGGACACCGAAGCTCCGGGCCGCCCGCCTCGACCGCCTGGTGACGAAGCTGGGATCGGGCGAAAGCACTCCCTGA
- a CDS encoding ABC transporter substrate-binding protein yields the protein MMIQRRSRTLAVACLIAATATLAVSGCSKSETSDSAGGDSSQGAQAAKSPEASSGPGCSLQSYGAPKIDLKNAVVGFSQSEKEANPFRIAETQSIKDEAAKIGVKKLLTTNAQSQLSKQISDIQDMLSQGAQFLIIAPLNSDGLEPALKAAAAKKVPVLTIDRKVNSTACKDYVAFLGSDFVEQGKRAADAMIKATDGKGKVAILLGASGNNVTTDRTKGFVDQIKAEAPGIEIVAQQTGEFARDKGQQVMEQLIQSKPDITAVYAENDEMGLGAVTALKAAGKKPGKDVKIVSVDGTRNAVQALVNGEYNAVIESNPRFGPLAFATAQKFYGGEEIPENVIITDRAYDETNAKESLGGAF from the coding sequence ATGATGATCCAGCGTCGATCCCGTACCCTCGCCGTGGCCTGCCTGATCGCCGCCACCGCCACGCTGGCCGTTTCCGGCTGCTCCAAGTCGGAGACCTCGGACAGCGCGGGCGGTGACAGCAGCCAGGGTGCACAGGCGGCCAAGTCCCCCGAGGCCTCCTCCGGTCCCGGCTGCTCCCTGCAGAGCTACGGAGCACCCAAGATCGACCTCAAGAACGCAGTGGTCGGCTTCTCCCAGTCGGAGAAGGAGGCCAACCCGTTCCGTATCGCCGAGACCCAGTCCATCAAGGACGAGGCCGCGAAGATCGGCGTCAAGAAGCTGCTCACCACCAACGCGCAGTCGCAGCTGTCCAAGCAGATCAGCGACATCCAGGACATGCTCTCGCAGGGGGCCCAGTTCCTCATCATCGCGCCGCTGAACTCCGACGGCCTGGAGCCGGCGCTCAAGGCGGCCGCGGCGAAGAAGGTGCCCGTCCTCACCATCGACCGCAAGGTCAACTCCACGGCGTGCAAGGACTACGTGGCCTTCCTCGGCTCCGACTTCGTCGAGCAGGGCAAGCGGGCCGCCGACGCGATGATCAAGGCGACCGACGGCAAGGGCAAGGTGGCGATCCTCCTCGGCGCGTCCGGCAACAACGTGACCACCGACCGGACCAAGGGCTTCGTCGACCAGATCAAGGCCGAGGCACCCGGAATCGAGATCGTCGCCCAGCAGACCGGCGAGTTCGCCCGTGACAAGGGCCAGCAGGTCATGGAGCAGCTCATCCAGTCCAAGCCCGACATCACCGCCGTGTACGCGGAGAACGACGAGATGGGCCTCGGCGCCGTCACGGCGCTGAAGGCAGCCGGCAAGAAGCCCGGCAAGGACGTCAAGATCGTCTCGGTCGACGGCACCCGCAACGCCGTGCAGGCCCTGGTCAACGGCGAGTACAACGCCGTCATCGAGTCCAACCCCCGCTTCGGCCCGCTGGCCTTCGCGACCGCCCAGAAGTTCTACGGCGGCGAGGAGATCCCCGAGAACGTCATCATCACCGACCGCGCCTACGACGAGACCAACGCCAAGGAATCGCTCGGCGGGGCGTTCTGA
- a CDS encoding LacI family DNA-binding transcriptional regulator, with product MERPPRKEASMADVARLAGVSSQTVSRVSNGHTVVSEETRERVLNAMKELNYRPNSAARALKSGKFRTLGVILFTLATTGNVRTLEAISASAADEGYAITLLPVATPTSTGVRGAVTMLGEQVVDGIIVIMEVRLLDAAMSLPPHTHVVVADSDAGDRYTVVDTDQSGGARAAVQHLLDLGHRSVAHVAGPPESFAAQRRAQAWRQTLEEAGRPVPPPVDGDWSAASGYEAGVALAADPSCTAVFAANDQMALGVLRALQERGRRVPEDVSVVGFDDIADSASFLPPLTTVHQDFAEVGRRCVDGVLRQIRDEPTERGTTLVPTHLVVRESTGPPPHG from the coding sequence ATGGAGCGGCCGCCCCGCAAGGAGGCCTCGATGGCCGACGTCGCCCGCCTGGCCGGAGTCTCCTCGCAGACGGTCTCCCGCGTCTCCAACGGGCACACGGTGGTGTCCGAGGAGACCCGCGAACGCGTGCTGAACGCCATGAAGGAGCTGAACTACCGCCCCAACAGCGCCGCGCGCGCCCTGAAGAGCGGGAAGTTCCGCACGCTGGGCGTCATCCTGTTCACCCTCGCCACGACGGGCAACGTCCGCACGCTGGAGGCCATCTCCGCCTCCGCCGCGGACGAGGGATACGCGATCACCCTGCTGCCCGTCGCGACGCCGACCAGCACGGGAGTCAGGGGCGCCGTGACCATGCTCGGCGAGCAGGTCGTGGACGGTATCATCGTGATCATGGAAGTCCGCCTCCTGGACGCCGCCATGTCGCTGCCGCCGCACACGCACGTGGTGGTGGCCGACTCGGACGCGGGCGACCGTTACACCGTCGTGGACACCGACCAGTCCGGGGGCGCCAGGGCCGCCGTGCAACACCTCCTCGACCTCGGGCACCGCAGCGTCGCGCATGTCGCCGGCCCGCCCGAGTCGTTCGCCGCGCAGCGCCGCGCCCAGGCCTGGCGGCAGACGCTGGAGGAGGCGGGACGCCCTGTTCCGCCACCGGTGGACGGCGACTGGTCGGCGGCCTCGGGGTACGAGGCGGGCGTCGCGCTCGCGGCGGACCCGTCGTGCACCGCGGTCTTCGCCGCCAACGACCAGATGGCGCTGGGCGTCCTGCGAGCCCTGCAGGAAAGAGGCAGACGCGTGCCCGAGGACGTCAGCGTCGTCGGCTTCGACGACATCGCCGACTCCGCCTCGTTCCTCCCGCCGCTCACCACCGTCCATCAGGACTTCGCCGAGGTCGGCCGGCGGTGCGTGGACGGCGTCCTGCGGCAGATCCGCGACGAGCCGACGGAGCGGGGCACCACCCTGGTCCCGACCCACCTGGTCGTCCGGGAGAGCACGGGCCCGCCGCCTCACGGATGA
- a CDS encoding ABC transporter permease codes for MTQTAVAPPVKSDKPRKSVSPLARLRDPAWYQRYGVYVAVAVVLLFNALFTDHFMTADNFRTQLVQVAPIVIVALGMALVIGTEGVDLSVGSTMALAAAFLPLYLGYGLVPALVVALLAGAVVGAVNGALVSLVGLQPIVATLALFVGGRGLALVMADGQLKQIVNPDLLSLGTGSFLGIPLVVWIAGILALAVAFLVQRTTFGRQIVAVGGNRSAAALAGLPVKRVLIGVYVLCGVLAALAGILATARLTASDPSSLGTLMELSAITAVVVGGTPLNGGSVRVLGTVAGALLMQLLRATLVKHDLPDSTAQIAQAAIIIAAVYVARERRSR; via the coding sequence ATGACCCAGACCGCAGTCGCCCCGCCCGTGAAGAGCGACAAGCCCCGGAAGTCCGTGAGCCCGCTGGCCCGGCTCCGCGACCCCGCCTGGTACCAGCGCTACGGCGTCTACGTGGCCGTGGCCGTGGTGCTGCTCTTCAACGCCCTGTTCACCGACCACTTCATGACCGCCGACAACTTCCGCACCCAGCTCGTCCAGGTCGCGCCCATCGTCATCGTCGCCCTGGGCATGGCCCTGGTCATCGGCACCGAGGGCGTAGACCTGTCCGTCGGCTCGACCATGGCGCTGGCCGCCGCCTTCCTCCCGCTCTACCTCGGCTACGGGCTCGTCCCCGCGCTCGTCGTCGCCCTCCTGGCGGGCGCGGTCGTCGGAGCCGTCAACGGCGCCCTCGTCTCCCTCGTCGGGCTCCAGCCCATCGTGGCGACGCTCGCGCTCTTCGTCGGAGGCCGCGGACTCGCCCTGGTCATGGCCGACGGCCAGCTCAAGCAGATCGTCAACCCCGACCTGCTGTCGCTGGGCACCGGCTCCTTCCTCGGCATCCCGCTGGTCGTCTGGATCGCCGGCATCCTCGCCCTGGCCGTGGCCTTCCTGGTGCAGCGCACCACCTTCGGCCGGCAGATCGTCGCCGTCGGCGGCAACCGCTCCGCCGCCGCGCTCGCCGGGCTGCCCGTCAAGCGGGTCCTCATCGGCGTGTACGTGCTCTGCGGAGTGCTCGCCGCTCTCGCCGGCATCCTCGCCACGGCCAGGCTGACCGCGAGCGACCCGTCCTCGCTCGGCACCCTCATGGAACTCTCCGCCATCACGGCGGTCGTGGTCGGCGGCACACCCCTCAACGGGGGCTCCGTCCGGGTGCTCGGCACCGTGGCAGGCGCCCTGCTCATGCAGCTCCTGCGCGCCACGCTCGTCAAGCACGACCTGCCCGACTCCACCGCACAGATCGCCCAGGCGGCCATCATCATCGCCGCCGTCTACGTCGCCCGGGAGCGTCGGTCCCGATGA
- a CDS encoding ABC transporter permease yields the protein MNETKPLTAAPAPAAPKAPKARPAAGPEQTGRQRAAELLQRQGVLAVLLAVVIAASFIYPTFASLDNARGVTIQASFLAVVALGMTMVIITGGIDLSVGSVFALGGVLAAWASQYGFLAALLLPLVVCGGIGLLNGFLIARGNMAPFIVTLATLLGARGLLLALTDEGATTYLVPKDSAFGELGQGSVWGFGYPIVIALVLFGAGGLVLQRTSFGQTLFAVGGSSDAATLMGLPVARTKILVYTLSGLLAGLAGALNAARLSSGVTIVGVGMELDAISAVVIGGTLLIGGAGSISGTLWGVLLLAVIQNLINQIGSLNSSYQSVVSGGFLIVVVVAQRYLARSRRST from the coding sequence ATGAACGAAACCAAGCCCCTCACCGCCGCCCCGGCCCCGGCCGCTCCGAAGGCGCCCAAGGCCCGGCCCGCCGCGGGCCCCGAGCAGACCGGCCGGCAGCGCGCCGCCGAACTCCTGCAACGCCAGGGCGTCCTCGCGGTCCTGCTCGCCGTCGTGATCGCCGCCTCTTTCATCTACCCGACGTTCGCGTCACTGGACAACGCCCGCGGTGTGACCATCCAGGCCTCGTTCCTCGCCGTGGTCGCACTCGGCATGACGATGGTCATCATCACCGGCGGCATCGACCTGTCCGTCGGATCGGTCTTCGCCCTCGGGGGAGTCCTCGCCGCCTGGGCCTCGCAGTACGGATTCCTCGCCGCGCTCCTGCTACCCCTCGTGGTCTGCGGCGGGATCGGCCTGCTCAACGGCTTCCTGATCGCCCGGGGCAACATGGCGCCCTTCATCGTCACCCTCGCCACGCTGCTGGGGGCCCGCGGCCTGCTCCTCGCCCTCACCGACGAGGGCGCGACCACCTATCTGGTGCCCAAGGACTCGGCCTTCGGTGAACTCGGCCAGGGCAGCGTCTGGGGCTTCGGCTACCCGATCGTCATCGCCCTGGTGCTCTTCGGCGCAGGCGGCCTGGTCCTGCAGCGGACCTCGTTCGGCCAGACCCTCTTCGCCGTGGGCGGCAGCAGCGACGCGGCCACGCTGATGGGCCTCCCCGTCGCGCGCACCAAGATCCTCGTCTACACGCTCAGCGGCCTGCTCGCCGGACTCGCCGGAGCCCTCAACGCGGCCAGGCTGTCCTCGGGCGTCACCATCGTCGGCGTGGGCATGGAACTCGACGCGATCTCCGCCGTCGTCATCGGCGGCACCCTGCTCATCGGCGGCGCGGGATCCATCAGCGGAACCCTCTGGGGCGTCCTGCTGCTGGCCGTCATCCAGAACCTGATCAACCAGATCGGCTCACTCAACTCCTCGTACCAGTCGGTCGTCAGCGGCGGCTTCCTTATCGTTGTCGTGGTGGCCCAGCGCTATCTCGCGCGCAGTCGCAGAAGCACCTGA
- a CDS encoding TetM/TetW/TetO/TetS family tetracycline resistance ribosomal protection protein → MQTLNLGILAHVDAGKTSLTERLLHTAGVIDAVGSVDDGSTQTDTLALERRRGITIKSAVVSFAIDGVTVNLIDTPGHPDFIAEVERVLGVLDGAVLVVSAVEGVQAQTRILMRALRRLRIPTLVFVNKTDRPGARYEDVLSDIARRLSPAVVAMGPVEGLGTREARTRPLTAADRGFTTALTDLLTTHDDELLAAYVEGAAGVPYDRLRDRLAAQTRQALVHPVYFGSAATGAGVAELTAGIAELLPVTDQDTEGPASGAVFKVERGPAGEKIAYARMFSGTVRTRERVRLRGDGEKEGREGKISAITVFDQGADVRGSSLPAGRIGRLRGLHTVRIGDRIGEPGAVEPARAHFAPPSLETVVTPCRRQDRGALHIALGHLAEQDPLIGVRTDDLRQEVSLSLYGEVQKEVIQATLADEYGIEVGFRETTTICLERPSGTGEAVEFIDKEPNPFLATVGLRVGPAAFGSGVEFRREVELGSMPYSLMRAVEDTVRETLGQGIHGWQVTDCAVTMTHSGYWPRQSHSHAVFDKSMSSTAGDFRNLTPLVLMEALKRAGTTVYEPMHRFRAELPADALGPLAPVLARLRAVPGPPETRDGVCTVEGVIPAARVHELQESLPGMTRGEGVLESAFEDYRPVDGPVPHRPRTDRDPLNRKEYLLRTLRRVDSGR, encoded by the coding sequence GTGCAGACATTGAACCTGGGAATTCTGGCGCATGTCGACGCCGGTAAGACGAGCCTGACCGAGCGGCTGCTCCACACCGCCGGAGTCATCGACGCGGTCGGCAGCGTCGACGACGGCAGCACACAGACCGATACCCTCGCCCTGGAGCGGCGGCGCGGCATCACCATCAAATCCGCCGTGGTGTCCTTCGCCATCGACGGTGTCACCGTCAATCTGATCGACACCCCCGGCCACCCCGACTTCATCGCCGAGGTGGAACGGGTCCTCGGCGTGCTCGACGGCGCGGTACTCGTCGTGTCCGCCGTCGAGGGCGTCCAGGCGCAGACCCGGATCCTGATGCGCGCGCTGCGCCGCCTGCGGATCCCCACGCTCGTGTTCGTGAACAAGACCGACCGCCCCGGCGCCCGGTACGAAGACGTCCTGTCCGACATCGCCCGCCGGCTGTCACCCGCGGTCGTCGCCATGGGCCCGGTCGAGGGCCTGGGGACCCGGGAGGCCCGCACCAGGCCGCTCACCGCCGCGGACCGGGGTTTCACCACCGCGCTGACCGACCTGCTCACCACGCACGACGACGAACTCCTGGCGGCGTACGTCGAAGGCGCGGCCGGCGTTCCGTACGACCGGCTGCGTGACCGGCTGGCGGCACAGACCCGGCAGGCGCTGGTGCACCCCGTCTACTTCGGGTCCGCGGCCACCGGCGCGGGCGTGGCCGAACTGACGGCCGGTATCGCCGAACTCCTTCCGGTGACGGACCAGGACACCGAAGGCCCGGCCTCGGGAGCGGTCTTCAAGGTCGAACGCGGCCCGGCGGGAGAGAAGATCGCGTACGCCCGCATGTTCTCGGGGACGGTGCGCACCCGTGAACGCGTCCGGCTGCGGGGCGACGGAGAGAAGGAGGGCCGCGAGGGCAAGATCTCGGCCATCACCGTCTTCGACCAGGGCGCGGACGTCCGCGGGTCCTCGCTCCCCGCAGGCCGGATCGGCAGACTGCGAGGCCTCCACACCGTCCGGATCGGGGACAGGATCGGCGAACCGGGAGCCGTGGAGCCGGCGCGCGCCCACTTCGCGCCGCCGTCCCTGGAGACCGTCGTCACCCCCTGCCGCCGTCAGGACAGGGGAGCGCTGCACATCGCGCTCGGACACCTGGCGGAGCAGGACCCGCTGATCGGCGTACGCACCGACGACCTCCGGCAGGAGGTGTCCCTGTCGCTCTACGGAGAGGTGCAGAAGGAGGTCATCCAGGCGACTCTCGCGGACGAGTACGGCATCGAGGTCGGCTTCCGGGAGACGACGACCATCTGTCTGGAACGGCCGTCCGGGACCGGCGAGGCCGTCGAGTTCATCGACAAGGAGCCGAATCCGTTTCTCGCCACCGTAGGACTCCGGGTGGGGCCCGCCGCTTTCGGCAGCGGGGTGGAATTCCGCCGGGAGGTGGAGCTCGGTTCCATGCCGTACTCCCTGATGCGTGCGGTGGAGGACACCGTGCGGGAAACACTCGGCCAGGGAATTCACGGATGGCAGGTCACCGATTGCGCGGTCACCATGACCCACTCCGGATACTGGCCCCGGCAGAGCCATTCGCACGCGGTGTTCGACAAGAGCATGTCCAGCACGGCGGGCGACTTCCGCAACCTGACACCACTGGTTCTGATGGAAGCGCTGAAGCGGGCCGGGACCACGGTGTACGAGCCCATGCACCGCTTCCGTGCCGAGCTCCCGGCCGACGCCCTCGGCCCGCTCGCGCCGGTCCTCGCGCGGCTGCGCGCCGTTCCCGGGCCCCCGGAGACGCGCGACGGCGTCTGCACCGTGGAGGGGGTGATCCCCGCCGCCCGGGTCCATGAGCTGCAGGAGTCGCTCCCGGGGATGACGCGCGGCGAGGGGGTGCTGGAGTCGGCGTTCGAGGACTACAGGCCGGTCGACGGTCCTGTTCCCCACAGGCCCAGGACCGACCGCGACCCGCTGAACCGCAAGGAGTACCTCCTGCGCACCCTGCGCCGGGTGGACTCCGGCCGGTGA